From a single Hymenobacter sp. YIM 151500-1 genomic region:
- a CDS encoding Dps family protein gives MATKTSEKKPAAAGKASSAKSSASRPRKPSSNGAEAQSNGNGHATNGHAPVSVQPILNQQYNAPAPLQKYGTVSQRLPIGLDESVRRESVEMLNQLLADTITLRDLYKKHHWQVVGPTFYQLHLLYDKHYEEQSTLVDSIAERIQILGGVAVAMAHDVADLTSIPRPPRDREETPIQVSRLLEAHQILLKEAHEFAKRAAEAEDDGTNDLIVSELMRLNEMQVWFVSEHVVDTPLARS, from the coding sequence ATGGCTACTAAAACCAGCGAAAAAAAACCGGCCGCAGCCGGCAAAGCATCCTCTGCTAAATCCTCGGCCAGCCGGCCCCGCAAGCCGTCTTCCAACGGGGCAGAGGCGCAATCCAACGGCAACGGCCACGCCACCAACGGCCACGCACCCGTGAGCGTGCAGCCCATTCTCAACCAACAGTATAATGCCCCGGCGCCCCTGCAAAAGTATGGTACGGTGTCGCAGCGCCTGCCCATCGGGCTCGATGAGAGCGTGCGCCGCGAAAGCGTGGAAATGCTCAACCAGCTGCTAGCCGACACCATCACCCTGCGCGACCTGTACAAAAAGCACCACTGGCAGGTGGTGGGCCCCACCTTCTACCAGCTGCACCTGCTCTACGACAAGCACTACGAGGAGCAAAGCACCCTCGTCGACAGCATTGCCGAGCGTATTCAGATTCTGGGTGGCGTGGCCGTAGCCATGGCCCACGACGTAGCCGACCTGACCAGCATTCCGCGCCCGCCCCGCGACCGGGAAGAAACGCCCATTCAGGTGTCGCGCTTGCTGGAGGCGCACCAAATCTTGCTGAAAGAAGCCCACGAGTTTGCCAAGCGCGCTGCCGAGGCCGAAGACGACGGTACCAATGACCTGATTGTAAGTGAGCTGATGCGCCTGAACGAGATGCAGGTGTGGTTTGTGTCGGAGCACGTGGTGGACACGCCGCTGGCTCGCTCGTAA
- a CDS encoding NFACT RNA binding domain-containing protein, with product MHTNYYFLRQLAPALTRQLASYAVVACFSQEKDELVLGLTNGKEEFWLRVLLAAAGPLVSLPETFHRARQNSVDLLPELPGQQVADVTAWPQDRVLQFTFQSGATLVLKLYSTRPNAIFRPTPDAPAQLFHQRYTADAELASRGASPPSPLSGGEGEVALELDSASSKLEISSPSPPERGLGGEAPREANPLKVYPSLGDLTLGYLRTQGYDPAPLERKWELVRGVVQELENPMAFYIVRHEGRTRLSLLPVGEVEETLPATDPIGALRRFVPLLLGRRSYEAERRQVQQQLEKRADEAATSAQHARRRLHQLEHTAGHRQTADLIMAHLSQIPAGAAQVEVVDFYQNNQPRLIKLKPTETPQRTAQNLYRKAKNQQLETRELTARAERRDAEALWCLERLEELATLPPGDLRALRQWRKQHGLDAAATTKAAQELPFKVFEDSGFTILVGRNAQNNDLLTQRYAHKDDLWLHAKDVTGSHVVIRQQPGRPVPEPVLERAAQLAAWYSRRKNDSLCPVTVTPKKFVRKPKGAVAGQVIVEREKVVLVTPANPFER from the coding sequence ATGCACACCAACTACTACTTCCTGCGCCAGCTTGCCCCCGCCCTTACCCGTCAACTGGCTAGCTACGCGGTGGTAGCGTGCTTTTCGCAGGAGAAGGATGAGCTGGTGCTGGGCCTTACCAATGGGAAGGAGGAATTTTGGTTGCGGGTGCTGCTGGCCGCGGCCGGCCCGCTGGTGAGCCTGCCGGAGACGTTTCACCGGGCACGGCAAAACTCCGTGGACTTATTGCCCGAGTTGCCTGGCCAGCAGGTAGCCGACGTAACGGCCTGGCCCCAGGACCGGGTGCTGCAATTCACTTTCCAGAGCGGCGCCACACTAGTGCTCAAGCTCTACAGCACCCGTCCCAACGCCATATTCCGCCCTACCCCCGATGCGCCGGCCCAGCTGTTTCACCAGCGCTACACCGCCGATGCGGAGTTGGCTTCACGTGGGGCCTCACCCCCTAGCCCCCTCTCCGGGGGAGAGGGGGAAGTAGCTCTAGAACTAGATTCTGCTTCTAGTAAATTAGAGATTAGTTCCCCCTCTCCCCCGGAGAGGGGGCTAGGGGGTGAGGCCCCACGTGAAGCCAACCCGCTGAAAGTCTACCCCAGCCTCGGGGACCTGACTCTTGGCTATCTGCGCACTCAGGGCTACGACCCGGCGCCCCTGGAACGGAAGTGGGAGCTGGTGCGCGGCGTGGTGCAGGAGCTGGAAAACCCAATGGCTTTTTACATCGTCCGGCACGAGGGTCGTACTCGTCTGAGCCTGCTTCCGGTGGGTGAGGTGGAAGAAACCCTGCCTGCCACCGACCCCATCGGGGCGCTGCGCCGCTTCGTGCCGCTGCTGCTGGGGCGGCGCAGCTACGAGGCCGAGCGCCGGCAGGTGCAGCAGCAGCTGGAAAAGCGCGCCGACGAAGCCGCCACCAGCGCCCAGCACGCCCGGCGCCGCCTGCACCAGCTGGAGCACACCGCCGGCCACCGCCAAACCGCCGACCTCATCATGGCCCACCTCAGCCAGATTCCGGCCGGCGCCGCGCAGGTGGAAGTCGTGGATTTCTACCAGAACAACCAGCCGCGCCTCATCAAGCTCAAACCCACCGAAACGCCCCAGCGCACGGCCCAGAACCTCTACCGCAAAGCCAAAAACCAGCAGCTCGAAACCCGGGAGCTGACCGCCCGCGCCGAGCGCCGCGACGCCGAAGCCCTGTGGTGCCTGGAACGCCTAGAAGAACTGGCCACCCTGCCCCCCGGCGACCTGCGCGCCCTGCGCCAGTGGCGCAAGCAGCACGGCCTCGATGCTGCCGCAACTACCAAAGCCGCTCAGGAACTGCCCTTCAAGGTATTCGAGGACAGCGGCTTTACCATCCTGGTAGGCCGCAACGCCCAGAACAACGACCTGCTTACCCAGCGCTACGCCCACAAAGACGACCTGTGGCTGCACGCCAAAGACGTGACGGGCTCCCACGTAGTTATCCGCCAACAGCCCGGCCGGCCCGTGCCCGAGCCGGTGCTGGAACGCGCCGCCCAGCTAGCCGCCTGGTACTCGCGCCGCAAAAACGACTCGCTGTGCCCCGTCACCGTCACGCCCAAAAAATTTGTGCGCAAGCCTAAAGGCGCTGTAGCCGGGCAAGTAATCGTGGAGCGGGAAAAAGTAGTGCTGGTAACGCCCGCCAATCCCTTTGAGCGCTAA
- the miaA gene encoding tRNA (adenosine(37)-N6)-dimethylallyltransferase MiaA produces the protein MLSELAAATEPTLLVISGPTAVGKTALCVRLAQELGTEVVSADSRQFYRELNIGTAKPTVEEMQGVPHHFINSHSIREEYNAGRFEQDALALLEKLFRRHRVVILTGGSGLYLQAVTEGFDEMPAAPPQFREQLHQELVAAGLEPLVAELARLDPVTHARIDRQNPQRVLRALEICRATGQQFSSFHQARPAAPRPFRIRKLALTRDRDELYQRIDQRMDLMLAQGLEAEARALLPYRQHNALQTVGYQELFDYFDGHYDYAEAVRLLKRNSRRYAKRQLTWLRRDPHYQWLHPGEMSE, from the coding sequence ATGCTCTCCGAACTTGCCGCTGCTACCGAACCTACGCTGCTGGTCATTAGTGGGCCGACGGCCGTGGGCAAAACGGCGCTGTGCGTGCGGCTGGCGCAGGAGCTGGGCACCGAAGTGGTGTCGGCCGACTCGCGGCAGTTTTACCGGGAGCTGAACATCGGCACGGCCAAGCCCACGGTGGAGGAAATGCAGGGCGTGCCGCACCACTTCATCAACTCGCACAGCATCCGGGAGGAGTACAACGCCGGGCGTTTTGAGCAGGACGCCCTGGCCCTGCTGGAAAAGCTGTTTCGGCGCCACCGGGTGGTGATTCTCACGGGTGGGTCGGGGCTGTACTTGCAGGCCGTAACGGAGGGGTTTGATGAGATGCCGGCCGCCCCGCCCCAGTTTCGGGAGCAGCTGCACCAGGAGCTGGTCGCCGCGGGGCTGGAGCCGCTGGTAGCGGAGCTGGCCCGCCTCGACCCCGTGACCCACGCCCGCATCGACCGGCAAAACCCCCAGCGGGTGCTGCGGGCCCTGGAAATCTGCCGGGCCACGGGGCAGCAGTTCAGCTCGTTTCATCAGGCCCGGCCGGCGGCTCCGCGTCCGTTTCGCATCCGCAAGCTGGCCCTCACCCGCGACCGGGACGAGCTGTACCAGCGCATCGACCAGCGCATGGACCTCATGCTGGCCCAGGGTCTCGAAGCCGAAGCCCGCGCCCTGCTGCCCTACCGCCAGCACAACGCCCTCCAGACCGTGGGTTACCAGGAGCTGTTCGACTACTTCGACGGCCACTACGACTACGCCGAAGCCGTGCGCCTGCTCAAGCGCAACTCCCGCCGCTACGCCAAGCGCCAGCTCACCTGGCTCCGCCGCGACCCGCACTACCAGTGGCTGCATCCGGGGGAAATGAGTGAATGA
- a CDS encoding response regulator, translated as MSDSKTILIAEDSSVILNLTKKILELQKYRIVSAKNGGEVIKQIESQPVDCVLMDINIPVKDGMECTREIRAHQDPRIAKIPVIAITGNANNYSMEQFREAGVTDYLPKPLDFDALVRVVKQYVG; from the coding sequence ATGTCTGATTCCAAGACGATTCTGATTGCGGAGGACAGCTCCGTTATTCTGAACCTGACTAAAAAAATTCTTGAGCTGCAGAAGTACCGTATCGTGTCGGCCAAAAACGGCGGCGAAGTCATCAAGCAGATTGAAAGCCAGCCCGTTGACTGCGTGCTGATGGACATCAATATTCCGGTGAAGGACGGCATGGAGTGCACCCGCGAAATCAGGGCCCACCAGGACCCGCGCATCGCCAAGATTCCCGTCATTGCCATTACCGGCAATGCCAACAACTACTCCATGGAGCAGTTCCGCGAAGCCGGCGTCACGGACTACCTCCCCAAACCCCTTGACTTCGACGCCCTCGTGCGCGTGGTGAAGCAGTATGTCGGATAG
- a CDS encoding MBL fold metallo-hydrolase, with product MQITFLGTGTSQGVPVIGCGCAVCRSVDYRDKRLRVSVHLHVQNRSIIIDSGPDFRQQVLREQVHHLDALVFTHEHKDHTAGLDDIRAYNFRQQQDMPVHAEPRVLDQLRREYAYIFSEHKYPGIPQVQLHPILSDTAAFDVAGVEFLPIRALHYKLPVLGFRVGGFTYVTDANHLSPEALERMRGSDIIVLNALRHEKHISHFTLREAVAILEDLAPRQAYLTHISHQLGRHRDIEADLPSFIRLAYDGLRVEIN from the coding sequence ATGCAAATCACCTTCCTCGGCACGGGTACGTCGCAGGGTGTGCCCGTGATTGGGTGTGGCTGCGCCGTGTGCCGCTCCGTGGACTACCGCGACAAGCGCCTGCGCGTGTCGGTGCACCTGCACGTGCAGAACCGGAGCATCATCATCGACTCGGGTCCCGATTTTCGGCAGCAGGTGCTGCGGGAGCAAGTGCACCACCTCGACGCGCTGGTGTTTACGCACGAGCACAAAGACCACACCGCCGGCCTCGACGACATCCGGGCCTACAACTTCCGGCAGCAGCAGGACATGCCCGTGCACGCCGAGCCCCGCGTGCTCGACCAGCTGCGGCGCGAGTACGCCTACATCTTCTCGGAGCACAAGTACCCCGGCATCCCGCAGGTGCAGCTTCACCCCATCCTGAGCGACACGGCCGCCTTCGACGTGGCCGGCGTGGAGTTTCTGCCCATCCGGGCCCTGCACTACAAGCTGCCGGTGCTGGGCTTCCGCGTGGGCGGCTTCACCTACGTGACGGACGCCAACCACCTCTCGCCCGAGGCCCTGGAGCGGATGCGCGGCTCCGACATTATCGTGCTCAACGCCCTGCGCCACGAGAAGCACATTTCTCACTTTACCCTGCGCGAGGCCGTCGCCATTCTGGAAGACCTGGCTCCCCGCCAGGCCTACCTCACCCACATCAGCCACCAGCTCGGCCGCCACCGCGACATCGAGGCCGATTTGCCCAGCTTTATCCGGCTGGCGTATGACGGGCTGCGGGTGGAAATAAATTAG
- a CDS encoding glycosyltransferase gives MPPRLIFAVTTDLNYDQRMQRICGSLAAAGYGVLLVGREWPQSEGLSAQPYQQHRLRCWFRRGKLFYLEFSLRLLVFLLGQRAAAWCAIDLDTALPVWLRARLGGQPFVYDAHELFTEVPEVVARPAVQRVWRWVEAFVVPRAARAYTVGPALARVFEQRYGRPFAVVRNISRLAPDDEPVAADREGKDDLLILYQGALNAGRGLEALLEAMPQVRGRLVLCGEGDLSWALRERAAALGLLASGQVEFRGYVLPPDLRRLTRRARVGVMLLENQGLSYYYSLANKFFDYLHAGVPQVTIDFPEYRALNDQYDVADLVPDLRPATLAQALNRLLPGGDEARYQQLRDNCRHARHHLHWEQEERVLLALYGEVVR, from the coding sequence GTGCCGCCCCGCCTCATTTTCGCCGTTACCACCGACCTCAACTACGACCAGCGCATGCAGCGCATCTGCGGGTCGTTGGCGGCGGCGGGCTACGGGGTGCTGCTGGTGGGGCGGGAGTGGCCGCAGTCGGAAGGCTTGTCGGCACAGCCCTACCAACAACACCGCCTGCGCTGCTGGTTTCGCCGGGGCAAGCTGTTTTACCTGGAGTTTAGCTTGCGCCTGCTGGTGTTCCTGCTGGGCCAGCGGGCGGCGGCCTGGTGCGCCATCGACCTCGACACGGCCCTGCCCGTGTGGCTGCGGGCCCGCCTGGGCGGGCAGCCGTTCGTGTACGACGCCCACGAGCTGTTCACGGAAGTGCCCGAAGTGGTGGCTCGGCCCGCCGTGCAGCGGGTGTGGCGCTGGGTAGAAGCCTTTGTGGTGCCCCGCGCCGCGCGGGCCTACACCGTGGGCCCGGCCCTGGCTCGCGTATTCGAGCAGCGTTACGGCCGCCCCTTTGCCGTGGTGCGCAACATCAGCCGGCTGGCTCCTGATGATGAGCCGGTGGCGGCGGACAGAGAAGGTAAAGACGACTTGCTGATTTTGTACCAGGGCGCTTTGAACGCCGGGCGGGGGCTGGAGGCCTTGCTGGAGGCCATGCCCCAGGTGCGGGGGCGCCTGGTGCTGTGCGGGGAGGGCGACTTATCCTGGGCGCTGCGGGAGCGGGCGGCGGCGCTAGGGCTGCTGGCTTCGGGGCAGGTGGAGTTTCGGGGCTACGTGCTGCCCCCGGACCTGCGCCGGCTCACGCGCCGGGCCAGGGTGGGGGTGATGCTGCTCGAAAACCAAGGCCTGAGCTACTATTACTCCTTGGCCAACAAGTTTTTCGACTACCTGCACGCCGGAGTGCCCCAGGTCACGATTGACTTCCCCGAGTACCGCGCCCTCAACGACCAGTACGACGTAGCCGACCTTGTGCCCGACCTGCGCCCCGCCACCCTGGCCCAGGCCCTGAACCGCCTGCTGCCCGGCGGCGACGAGGCCCGCTACCAGCAGCTCCGCGACAACTGCCGCCACGCCCGCCACCACCTGCACTGGGAGCAGGAGGAGCGGGTGTTGCTGGCGCTGTATGGGGAGGTGGTGAGATAG
- a CDS encoding PAS domain S-box protein, whose amino-acid sequence MSSSSPISAPAPVHGSSLPADVYRSLFEQSYDALLLYDATGTLLDCNHRAVQYLGTTRPMLLGTGPMAFAIHPEPAAPHQLSTDLHLREQLLLCVQSGQPASFRWSGHRPDGLGLEAWATLHRLGSEDVPLVLLSLRDINQFVPTVDVAVASQAPSPANLADFSRRQFRDVLSRAGMCYLLLDREGKIQDVNDYFCELTGRPAHTLYGQEYFGLFAPLPEQEPRRYAFQRAMEQEQLQDFFERSLLTSSGQSRAFFWHSEFERDAAGDIVGILFVGRDITDKQVAVRALTDNRNRLQDFLDNAHDLIQNLSIDNHFLFVNKAWKEKLGYDDDDLPHITLSDVVHPYYKAKLLYQLRNLYKGEKVNKLETVFLTKSGKPVHLIGSISCSWQDNEPVSTRAILHDITDRIKAERLQKVYYSIANLAISSKDLHSLYGAIHRELSKIIETNNFYIALCDEARTQLQFAYFVDQNSQGDQSMMARPFSSGVSEYIIRTGRPQYLLRQELQELIQNGTITAYGLMPEVMLCSPLSIGERIIGVIAVQDYQKADAYAAADIEILHFISNQVALAIERKRNEVQIQKQNARLNAIFESGSHLMWSVDTHSRLSSFNRNYAAYFLRRNGVYPALNVNLWQADLALMEEDAREAFVENYRLAFQGHPQRFEVRLRDARGQDTWREIYLNPIYLDDGSFEEISGIAHDITDQKRSQLELEAQEEKFRAIFESFQDIYYRTDDQGLLTIVSPSVQDVLGYTSDDVLGRPMVDFYADPADRSVLLQEVRQQGALRNFEMAMRHKDGHAVSVLINARAVSGQLSGTEGIARDITELKQIQDDLRQAKEAAEQALEAKTLFLANMSHELRTPMNGIIGMIDLLHQTVASEEQEEYVDTLRKSSDALLAILNDILDLSKIQAGKLQLNEEGMDLHYTLDKIHSLFANRASQKNLRFTYHITPHTPRFIITDETRLLQILSNLTSNAIKFTSQGTVSIIVSSTVTDGEEHTLRFAVQDSGIGISADNEKLLFTNFTQLDTTPTKAFGGTGLGLAISKQLAELLGGQIGVLSNEGDGSTFWFTIRCRTAHNEEEIIQERLTARERTPEVERFESAPRVLLVDDNPINQKVATRLLDKLGCEIDVASDGFEAISRATAPQARYDLIFMDIQMPEMDGVTAMQEIRQRLGAACPPVVAMTAYSMKEDAERFVQQGMDDYVSKPVKSQDLYSILRRWAIPRPEDPAPPVAAAPAATLPTEVMPAPAPAAETPATAAPEAPPAEAAPTAPEAACIDTDVLEQLRQLGGSDFAAQLYTDFEQEAGQVLAEAATLVAEGQYAQILPHLHQLKGTGFTLGIQNLAETAKALEHDLKQGRTETAEQDFQHLLGHFAHFKAAYPTVVQAS is encoded by the coding sequence ATGAGTAGTTCTTCCCCTATTTCGGCCCCAGCGCCAGTACATGGCTCCAGCCTCCCGGCCGACGTGTATCGCTCCTTGTTTGAGCAGTCGTACGACGCCCTGCTGCTCTACGACGCCACCGGCACCCTGCTCGACTGCAACCACCGGGCCGTGCAGTACCTGGGCACCACCCGCCCCATGCTGCTGGGCACCGGGCCCATGGCCTTCGCCATCCACCCCGAGCCTGCCGCCCCCCACCAGCTCAGCACCGACCTGCACCTGCGCGAGCAGCTGCTACTGTGCGTGCAGAGCGGGCAGCCGGCCTCGTTCCGCTGGAGCGGGCACCGCCCCGATGGCCTCGGACTCGAAGCGTGGGCGACCCTGCACCGCCTGGGCAGTGAGGACGTGCCGCTGGTATTGCTGAGCCTGCGCGACATCAACCAGTTTGTGCCCACCGTAGACGTGGCCGTGGCCAGCCAGGCGCCCTCCCCGGCCAACCTGGCCGACTTTTCGCGCCGGCAGTTTCGCGACGTGCTGAGCCGGGCCGGCATGTGCTACCTGCTCCTGGACCGGGAAGGCAAGATCCAGGACGTCAACGACTACTTCTGCGAGCTGACCGGCCGGCCGGCCCACACGCTCTACGGGCAGGAGTACTTTGGCTTGTTTGCGCCCCTGCCCGAGCAGGAGCCCCGGCGCTACGCCTTCCAGCGGGCCATGGAGCAGGAGCAGTTGCAGGACTTTTTTGAACGGTCGCTGCTGACCAGCTCGGGCCAGTCGCGCGCGTTTTTCTGGCACTCCGAGTTTGAGCGCGACGCCGCCGGCGACATCGTGGGCATCCTGTTCGTGGGGCGCGACATCACCGACAAGCAGGTGGCCGTGCGCGCCCTCACCGACAACCGCAACCGCCTCCAGGACTTCCTCGACAACGCCCACGACCTGATTCAGAACCTGAGCATCGACAACCACTTCTTGTTCGTGAACAAGGCCTGGAAGGAAAAGCTGGGCTACGACGACGACGACCTGCCCCACATCACCCTCTCCGACGTGGTGCACCCCTACTACAAGGCCAAGCTGCTCTACCAGCTGCGCAACCTCTACAAGGGCGAGAAGGTGAATAAGCTGGAAACCGTGTTCCTGACCAAGTCGGGCAAGCCGGTGCACCTGATTGGGAGCATCTCTTGCTCCTGGCAGGACAACGAGCCGGTGAGCACCCGCGCCATTCTGCACGACATCACCGACCGCATCAAGGCTGAGCGCCTGCAGAAGGTCTACTACAGCATTGCCAACCTGGCCATCAGCTCCAAAGACCTGCACTCCCTGTACGGGGCCATCCACCGGGAGCTGAGCAAAATCATCGAAACCAATAACTTCTACATCGCCCTCTGCGACGAGGCCCGCACCCAGCTCCAGTTTGCCTACTTCGTCGACCAGAACTCCCAGGGCGACCAGAGCATGATGGCGCGGCCCTTTTCCTCGGGCGTGTCGGAGTACATCATCCGGACGGGGCGGCCCCAGTACCTGCTGCGGCAGGAGTTGCAGGAGCTGATTCAGAACGGCACCATCACGGCCTACGGGCTCATGCCGGAGGTGATGCTGTGCTCCCCGCTGAGCATCGGCGAGCGGATTATCGGGGTGATTGCCGTGCAGGACTACCAGAAGGCCGACGCCTACGCCGCCGCCGACATCGAGATTCTGCACTTTATCTCCAACCAGGTGGCCCTGGCCATTGAGCGCAAGCGCAATGAGGTGCAGATTCAGAAGCAGAATGCCCGCCTGAACGCCATCTTCGAGAGCGGCTCCCACCTGATGTGGAGCGTGGACACGCACTCGCGCCTGTCGTCGTTCAACCGCAACTACGCGGCCTACTTCCTGCGGCGCAACGGCGTGTACCCGGCCCTGAACGTGAACCTCTGGCAGGCCGACCTGGCCCTGATGGAGGAAGACGCCCGTGAAGCCTTCGTGGAAAACTACCGCCTGGCGTTTCAGGGGCATCCGCAGCGCTTTGAGGTGCGCCTGCGCGACGCCCGCGGCCAGGACACCTGGCGCGAAATCTACCTCAACCCCATCTACCTCGACGACGGCTCGTTCGAGGAGATTTCGGGCATTGCCCACGACATCACCGACCAGAAACGCTCCCAGCTGGAGCTGGAGGCCCAGGAAGAGAAGTTCCGCGCCATCTTCGAGTCGTTCCAGGACATCTACTACCGCACCGACGACCAGGGGCTGCTGACCATTGTAAGCCCCTCGGTGCAGGATGTGCTGGGCTATACTTCCGACGATGTGCTGGGCCGGCCCATGGTTGATTTCTACGCCGACCCCGCCGACCGGTCGGTGCTCTTGCAGGAGGTGCGCCAGCAGGGGGCGCTGCGCAACTTCGAGATGGCCATGCGCCACAAAGACGGCCACGCCGTGAGCGTGCTCATCAACGCCCGCGCCGTGTCGGGGCAGCTGTCGGGCACCGAGGGCATTGCTCGCGACATTACGGAGCTGAAGCAGATTCAGGACGACTTGCGCCAGGCCAAAGAGGCCGCCGAACAGGCTCTGGAAGCCAAAACGCTGTTCTTGGCCAACATGAGCCACGAGCTGCGCACGCCCATGAACGGCATCATCGGCATGATTGACTTGCTGCACCAGACGGTGGCCTCCGAGGAGCAGGAGGAGTATGTGGACACGCTGCGCAAGTCGTCGGATGCGCTGCTGGCCATTCTCAACGACATCCTGGACCTGTCGAAAATCCAGGCCGGCAAGCTCCAGCTCAACGAGGAGGGCATGGACCTGCACTACACCCTGGACAAAATTCACTCCCTGTTTGCCAACCGGGCCAGCCAGAAAAACCTGCGCTTCACTTACCACATCACGCCCCACACCCCGCGCTTCATCATCACCGACGAAACGCGCCTGCTCCAGATTCTGAGCAACCTGACTTCCAACGCCATTAAGTTTACCTCGCAGGGCACGGTGAGCATCATTGTGTCGTCGACGGTGACCGATGGGGAGGAACACACCCTGCGCTTTGCCGTGCAGGACTCCGGTATCGGCATCTCGGCCGATAACGAGAAGCTGCTGTTTACCAACTTCACCCAGCTCGACACTACGCCCACCAAGGCCTTTGGGGGCACGGGCCTGGGCCTGGCCATCAGCAAGCAGCTGGCCGAGCTGCTGGGCGGGCAGATTGGGGTGCTGTCGAACGAAGGCGACGGCTCGACGTTCTGGTTTACCATCCGCTGCCGCACTGCCCACAACGAGGAAGAGATTATCCAGGAGCGTCTCACGGCCCGGGAGCGGACCCCGGAAGTGGAACGGTTCGAGTCGGCCCCGCGGGTGCTGCTCGTCGACGACAACCCCATCAACCAGAAAGTAGCTACCCGCCTGCTCGACAAGCTGGGCTGCGAAATCGACGTGGCCTCCGACGGCTTCGAGGCCATCAGCCGGGCCACGGCCCCGCAGGCCCGCTACGACTTGATTTTCATGGACATCCAGATGCCGGAGATGGATGGCGTGACGGCCATGCAGGAAATCCGGCAACGCCTGGGCGCCGCCTGCCCGCCGGTGGTAGCCATGACGGCCTACTCCATGAAAGAGGACGCCGAGCGGTTTGTGCAGCAGGGCATGGACGACTACGTGTCGAAGCCCGTGAAAAGCCAGGACCTGTACTCGATTCTGCGCCGCTGGGCCATACCCCGCCCCGAAGACCCGGCCCCACCCGTTGCCGCAGCACCAGCCGCCACGCTGCCTACGGAAGTAATGCCGGCCCCCGCGCCAGCCGCCGAAACGCCGGCTACGGCCGCGCCTGAGGCGCCGCCCGCCGAAGCCGCGCCCACGGCTCCGGAGGCCGCCTGCATTGATACCGACGTGCTGGAGCAGCTGCGGCAGCTGGGCGGCAGCGACTTTGCGGCCCAGCTCTACACCGACTTTGAGCAGGAAGCCGGGCAAGTGCTGGCCGAAGCGGCAACGCTGGTGGCCGAAGGTCAATACGCGCAGATTTTACCACATTTGCACCAGTTAAAGGGTACGGGCTTTACGTTGGGTATTCAGAACCTGGCCGAAACTGCCAAAGCCCTGGAACACGACCTCAAACAAGGCCGTACCGAAACGGCGGAACAAGACTTTCAACACTTACTCGGCCACTTTGCCCACTTTAAGGCGGCTTATCCCACGGTTGTGCAAGCATCGTAG